The Daucus carota subsp. sativus chromosome 7, DH1 v3.0, whole genome shotgun sequence genome window below encodes:
- the LOC108193622 gene encoding uncharacterized protein LOC108193622 isoform X2 produces MSTDQRRRRKVVPGINGIVPKFIKVIYGPDTLIVSLRLPERFLDAVGGRLPNNVVLQYPNGREIHVHYQRINQSLVDLDPLFNELEGEEGFYLLFEYNGNGLFSLSVIDKALTEVEYQHSRKIPRAPVLYQDKVNGKRWKFMARALGQTFENGSVEILWLLLILVGGVSQWIFMITVRQKIMTFNEPIIIDSDSEYDLGELEEAEMAAQIQEGIVGDAGMDMEGNAPQGEVGQNGDNIENNDQIRQFTKVLTQSNTDQSSHGVIIPFSVKPRNRGWKAGEQVSLITGLGSWTCTLEMHHKCARFSGGWNNFSLENDLEKDQVLRFNLVEAENSIVFHVN; encoded by the exons ATGTCGACTGATCAACGACGTCGAAGAAAG GTGGTACCTGGGATTAATGGAATCGTTCCGAAATTCATCAAAGTAATATATGGACCTGATACTTTGATTGTTTCGTTG AGACTTCCGGAAAGGTTTCTTGATGCAGTAGGAGGTAGATTACCAAATAATGTAGTTCTCCAATACCCAAACGGGCGTGAGATACACGTGCATTACCAACGCATTAATCAGAGCTTGGTAGATCTTGACCCTCTTTTCAATGAACTTGAAGGAGAGGAAGGTTTTTATCTCCTCTTCGAATATAATGGCAATGGGTTGTTCTCATTGAGTGTGATTGATAAGGCATTAACTGAAGTGGAGTATCAACATTCGAGGAAAATACCAAGGGCCCCTGTTTTATACCAAG ATAAAGTCAATGGTAAAAGGTGGAAATTCATGGCTCGTGCACTTGGTCAGACTTTCGAGAATGGATCTGTA GAGATATTATGGTTGTTGCTCATCTTGGTGGGGGGAGTTTCGCAATGGATCTTTATGATCACAGTAAGACAGAAAATAATGACTTTCAATGAGCCAATCATTATTG ATTCAGACTCAGAATACGATCTAGGTGAATTAGAGGAAGCTGAAATGGCAGCTCAAATCCAAGAAGGAATAG TGGGTGATGCTGGGATGGACATGGAGGGAAATGCACCTCAAG GTGAGGTAGGACAAAACGGTGATAACATTGAAAACAATGATCAGATAAGGCAATTCACCAAAGTCTTAACTCAAAGCAACACAGACCAAAGCAGCCATGGAGTG ATAATTCCATTTAGTGTGAAGCCCAGGAATCGAGGGTGGAAAGCGGGTGAACAGGTTAGCTTAATCACAGGATTAGGAAGCTGGACATGTACATTGGAAATGCATCATAAATGTGCACGCTTCTCTGGAGGCTGGAACAATTTCAGCCTGGAGAACGACCTGGAAAAGGATCAGGTCTTGAGGTTCAATCTAGTTGAGGCCGAAAACAGTATTGTATTCCATGTCAACTAA
- the LOC108193622 gene encoding uncharacterized protein LOC108193622 isoform X1, with protein sequence MSTDQRRRRKVVPGINGIVPKFIKVIYGPDTLIVSLRLPERFLDAVGGRLPNNVVLQYPNGREIHVHYQRINQSLVDLDPLFNELEGEEGFYLLFEYNGNGLFSLSVIDKALTEVEYQHSRKIPRAPVLYQDKVNGKRWKFMARALGQTFENGSVEILWLLLILVGGVSQWIFMITVRQKIMTFNEPIIIDSDSEYDLGELEEAEMAAQIQEGIAVGDAGMDMEGNAPQGEVGQNGDNIENNDQIRQFTKVLTQSNTDQSSHGVIIPFSVKPRNRGWKAGEQVSLITGLGSWTCTLEMHHKCARFSGGWNNFSLENDLEKDQVLRFNLVEAENSIVFHVN encoded by the exons ATGTCGACTGATCAACGACGTCGAAGAAAG GTGGTACCTGGGATTAATGGAATCGTTCCGAAATTCATCAAAGTAATATATGGACCTGATACTTTGATTGTTTCGTTG AGACTTCCGGAAAGGTTTCTTGATGCAGTAGGAGGTAGATTACCAAATAATGTAGTTCTCCAATACCCAAACGGGCGTGAGATACACGTGCATTACCAACGCATTAATCAGAGCTTGGTAGATCTTGACCCTCTTTTCAATGAACTTGAAGGAGAGGAAGGTTTTTATCTCCTCTTCGAATATAATGGCAATGGGTTGTTCTCATTGAGTGTGATTGATAAGGCATTAACTGAAGTGGAGTATCAACATTCGAGGAAAATACCAAGGGCCCCTGTTTTATACCAAG ATAAAGTCAATGGTAAAAGGTGGAAATTCATGGCTCGTGCACTTGGTCAGACTTTCGAGAATGGATCTGTA GAGATATTATGGTTGTTGCTCATCTTGGTGGGGGGAGTTTCGCAATGGATCTTTATGATCACAGTAAGACAGAAAATAATGACTTTCAATGAGCCAATCATTATTG ATTCAGACTCAGAATACGATCTAGGTGAATTAGAGGAAGCTGAAATGGCAGCTCAAATCCAAGAAGGAATAG CAGTGGGTGATGCTGGGATGGACATGGAGGGAAATGCACCTCAAG GTGAGGTAGGACAAAACGGTGATAACATTGAAAACAATGATCAGATAAGGCAATTCACCAAAGTCTTAACTCAAAGCAACACAGACCAAAGCAGCCATGGAGTG ATAATTCCATTTAGTGTGAAGCCCAGGAATCGAGGGTGGAAAGCGGGTGAACAGGTTAGCTTAATCACAGGATTAGGAAGCTGGACATGTACATTGGAAATGCATCATAAATGTGCACGCTTCTCTGGAGGCTGGAACAATTTCAGCCTGGAGAACGACCTGGAAAAGGATCAGGTCTTGAGGTTCAATCTAGTTGAGGCCGAAAACAGTATTGTATTCCATGTCAACTAA
- the LOC108194724 gene encoding protein FAR1-RELATED SEQUENCE 5-like has product MLLLPPGVLVLMLMQQDIYMVADSLDAGYTLNLELDVCNCSSYGDSSVVNRGVDDVTSVGSSILSSNCNEESGTSHSISSAAQKTYIPLNVLDVSKPTINQCFQSLDQGFIFYKEYGRLGGFDVRKGTEKRDESGIVSIKHYTCSKEGCNDFRSTLDSNLSKVKRRRTASTRCCCKAKIVLKLNKDREYFVFKFDEVHNHPLVDESGRQFLRSSRQMTISSRNFVFDAAKVNIGCSKAYGLMKEMVGGYSNVGATVRDFRNFNRDLKCYIGEGDGQMLIEKFKVLQEGSSSFYYAYELDETGHLTKLFWADAICRRNFEVYGDAVSFDATFDTNKYNMIFAPFTGVDKHEKCVTFAACLLAKEDVTHYKWVFDQFSTCMKRHPVVIITDQCPAMKIALGNRLCKETDFMEKMKKYIWSKHLDIAEFEQGWQAVMKEFNLENNKWLSDMYAIRSSWIPAFFRDEPMLGLMRTTSRSESENLFFAQFHKQADSLCEFWLRFQSAMQRQRNETERLDEESKLSFPNTLSTWFIEDDAADLFTRTVFYKVQEGILAACLDMQIKRMSEEVEGITNFEIKDVKVKEKIFKLYASQYCSEITELLRRLPRVSVSKEHAVCSCKKFVMCGIVCRHSFCGMKHIGVTRFPKSLILNRWSKIADCGSSCDMISADYFKMEKVSLKLMNIWFDFRQVLNKAGVQMEVLEFVHQTVKDLSTKVGNNLDGASFSKKDHMAALIGEQPQGELTVLVPNISKNKGNYFKSGRLISEREKAITKANKRIRRCKECLATTHDSRTCPKKKELQK; this is encoded by the exons ATGTTACTACTCCCTCCTGGAGTCCTGGTACTCATGTTGATGCAGCAGGACATATATATGGTTGCTGATAGTCTTGACGCTGGCTATACACTTAATTTGGAATTGGATGTTTGCAATT GTTCAAGTTATGGGGATTCATCTGTTGTTAATCGTGGAGTTGATGATGTGACTTCTGTTGGTAGTTCTATTTTATCTTCAAACTGCAATGAAGAATCTGGTACAAGTCATTCTATTTCATCTGCTGCTCAAAAGACGTATATTCCTTTGAATGTTCTTGACGTTTCGAAGCCAACTATTAATCAATGCTTTCAGAGTTTGGACCAAGGTTTCATATTTTACAAGGAGTATGGTCGTTTAGGTGGTTTTGATGTGAGGAAGGGAACTGAAAAGAGGGATGAATCTGGTATAGTTAGTATTAAACATTATACATGCAGTAAAGAAGGGTGTAATGATTTTCGTAGTACTTTGGATAGTAATTTGAGTAAAGTTAAGCGAAGGCGGACTGCTTCTACTAGGTGTTGTTGCAAAGCAAAGATAGTATTAAAACTTAATAAGGATAGAGAATATTTTGTGTTTAAGTTTGATGAGGTGCATAATCACCCCTTGGTTGATGAATCTGGAAGGCAATTTTTGCGATCTAGTCGTCAAATGACTATAAGTTCGAGGAATTTTGTGTTTGATGCTGCAAAAGTTAACATTGGCTGTAGTAAAGCTTACGGTTTGATGAAAGAAATGGTTGGTGGGTATTCTAATGTTGGAGCTACAGTGAGAGATTTTAGGAACTTTAATCGGGACTTGAAATGCTACATTGGAGAAGGAGATGGACAAATGTTAATTGAAAAGTTTAAAGTGTTGCAGGAGGGGTCGAGTTCTTTCTATTATGCATATGAGCTTGATGAGACAGGGCATTTGACGAAGCTTTTTTGGGCTGATGCAATTTGTCGGAGGAATTTCGAGGTGTATGGGGATGCGGTTTCATTTGATGCAACGTTCGATACAAATAA gtataatatgatatttgccCCGTTCACTGGGGTTGATAAACACGAAAAATGTGTCACTTTTGCTGCTTGCCTTTTGGCAAAGGAAGACGTTACTCATTATAAATGGGTTTTTGATCAGTTTTCTACATGTATGAAACGTCATCCTGTTGTTATCATCACTGATCAGTGTCCAGCAATGAAAATTGCA CTTGGTAATCGGTTATGTAAAGAGACTGATTTCATGGAGAAGATGAAAAAGTATATATGGTCAAAACATTTAGATATTGCTGAGTTTGAACAAGGATGGCAGGCTGTTATGAAGGAGTTTAATTTGGAAAATAACAAGTGGTTGAGTGACATGTATGCTATCAGATCTTCATGGATTCCAGCTTTTTTTAGAGATGAGCCTATGTTAGGTTTAATGAGGACCACGTCTAGATCAGAAAGCGAGAATCTTTTCTTTGCTCAGTTTCATAAACAAGCTGATTCAttatgtgagttttggttgCGTTTTCAAAGTGCAATGCAAAGACAACGAAATGAGACGGAGAGGCTGGATGAAGAGTCAAAATTGAGCTTTCCCAATACATTGTCTACATGGTTTATTGAAGATGATGCGGCTGATTTGTTTACTCGGACAGTTTTTTACAAAGTTCAAGAGGGGATTTTGGCAGCATGTTTGGATATGCAAATCAAACGGATGAGTGAAGAGGTGGAAGGTATTACTAATTTTGAAATCAAGgatgtaaaagtgaaagaaaagatCTTCAAG TTGTATGCATCACAATATTGCTCTGAAATTACAGAGCTCCTGCGAAGGCTGCCTCGT gTATCGGTTAGTAAAGAGCATGCTGTTTGTTCTTGCAAGAAGTTTGTGATGTGTGGTATAGTTTGCAGGCATAGTTTTTGTGGTATGAAGCATATTGGAGTAACAAGATTTCCTAAAAGTCTTATTTTAAACCGATGGTCAAAAATTGCTGATTGTGGAAGCTCGTGTGATATGATATCTGCTGATTATTTTAAGATGGAGAAGGTTTCATTAAAATTGATGAACATTTGGTTTGATTTTCGTCAAGTTCTTAACAAAGCTGGAGTGCAGATGGAAGTCCTTGAATTTGTGCATCAAACTGTGAAGGACTTAAGCACCAAAGTTGGCAATAATTTGGATGGTGCTTCTTTTTCCAAAAAGGATCACATGGCTGCTTTGATTGGTGAACAGCCTCAAGGGGAACTTACTGTGCTAGTTCCGAATATTTCTAAAAACAaaggaaattattttaaatcaggGAGGTTGATTAGCGAGAGGGAGAAAGCAATTACAAAAGCGAATAAGAGAATACGAAGGTGTAAAGAATGCTTAGCTACAACTCATGATTCACGTACTTGCCCAAAGAAGAAGGAGTTACAAAAGTGA